In Vidua chalybeata isolate OUT-0048 chromosome 4, bVidCha1 merged haplotype, whole genome shotgun sequence, the genomic window GAGGGAGAGTATTTCTTCCCTGCCACAGTGTTTTTGTCAGGTGGCTCCAGTCATATCCCAAAACACACCCTCACACCCAGTGGAAGAGGCTGATGTGTACTGCCTAAGGGTCTCCCTTGCTAGAGCCAGATGTTCTCTCTGTTCTGTTTGAAACCCTTCAGTTACCACCCAAGGGCAAAGTCTGCCCTGCTGAAGCCATTTTGGTTCTCCCCACTGGAAATAATCATTTGAATGCAAGCAGGATGTCAAATTTAGCTCGAGAAACACCAAAGCCATTAAGAACATCCAGTACCTGACCTCAGTCCTGCTTTGTGGTTCTGTAACTGAGCCTTCTGCTTTGCCACTCGATGTCTCCCAAGTTAAGGCACTGCAGGAATGATGGATGCAGGGCGAGGTTCTTGGAGAAGGGATGGCTGAACCATGCCAGGATTTAcccctccttctccagcagatTATTCAATGTGCAGGAGTATTTCGATGGTGCTTCTAAATCTGAAAACAAGAGACAAAAATAGTCATGAATCTTACAAATGacagttttttccccttactAGAGCTACTCATTTAAATGATTTTTGCCTCCTCTGAAGACTCAGGGAGTTGGGGATGCAAAACACATTATTGTTCAGTCATCACTTTGACTTAGGAACTGTAACTTACAAATAGAAACTCTGAGTTAATcactggtttaattttttttgtagttcatccagagcagctgcctccaAGGCCATGGATTACTTTAAAAGAACGAGACCAAATTCTGCCCTCAGGTAAATCTGTGCTCACAAGGTGACACACTGGGAAACTTAGCTTGGGCTCCATTTTCCTGGATCAGAGTGAAAACAGCAATTTGTTCATTTGCACTAGAAAAATTAACCTACGGCTGTGCTGTAAATACCATTTTTGTCATTTGAACAGGATGCTGGGAATTCCTTTTCCACACTGGGCTTTGTCACAGCTCTTCCAGCCACTCTTGCCCAAGCCAAACAGACAATCTCCAGAGGCTGACAACCTTCccccccctctctctctctgcttgcAGCTTCATTTACAGTTATGTGTTACAATGTGTTGTGTGATAAATACGCCACCCGGCAGCTCTACGGCTACTGCCCATCTTGGGCACTCAATTGGGAGTACAGGAAAAAGGGAATCATGGAAGAAATTGTCAACTGTGATGCAGACATCATTAGTCTTCAGGTAAGAAAGCATAATAACTGCACTTTccatcagaaacagaaaacatgagCCTCCACCTTTAGGATTCATTGTTCCCTTGGGAGCACCATAGTCACCTGCTCAATAGCAAATTCCAGATCTTCCCAATGCAAGCTGCATATCCTTATTCCAGTGTCAAACACACCAGGTGTGGTCTACTGCTCTTCAAAATGCACCTGTCACTTTGCCTTTGGGAGGGATTCCAGGAAATCCAGGAATGCACATCTGTTCCCAGTAGGCCATTAGTCTAGGAAGGGACACGGATTGTGTGCAGCTTTTCTGACTGCAAGCCGGGGCAGGCACAAGGAAGGGTTTCCTTCACTTCTTCAGCCTGAGGTGTTTGTGTACAATTCCAGGAAGTGGAAACGGAGCAATACTTCACCCTTTTCCTGCCAGCCTTGAAAGAACGGGGATATGACGGATTCTTTTCTCCAAAGTCACGTGCCAAAATCATGTCCgagcaggagaaaaagcatGTGGATGGCTGCGCGATATTCTTCAAAACGGAAAAGtaaggggcagcagcagcttctaaAACTTACACTAAAACCTCAGAACAGCTCCCAGTAATAAGGATGGAAGTttcccaaagcctgagctgccTCTCAGAGTTTTTTCACTgcttccaaaaagaaaaacgCAGCTCTCGGGTCGTGTCTAGAACCAGCTGGAGTGGTTTGGAAGAGAGGGAGCCTGTGGGAGCAGACGGGGATGGTTTTCagatggggacactgccacgGGGGCTTGGTCACAGCTGCTCACTGTGGTTCTCTCCCCGTTGCCCAGGTTCACTCTGGTGCAGAAGCACACGGTGGAGTTCAACCAGGTGGCCATGGCCAACTCGGAGGGCTCGGAAGCCATGCTGAACAGAGTGATGACCAAGGACAACATCGGAGTCGCCGTGGTGTTGGAGGTGCACAAGGAATTATTTGGAGCAAGTGAGTATGACTGTGGTGTCCTCACTGCTACTCAGCTCCACGGACAGGCACGAGTTATTCCCAGGTAATCCATGCTGTTCCCGTTGGCGGTGCAGCCAAATGCAGCCTGTCGGTGGCTCAGACAGGCACAGATGACATGGTCTGGTTGTGCTCACAGCAAGATGCCCagcatttgcttttctcctttcaagCTTTTAGCCCTGCTTACTTATTCTCTTACATTCTGCTTGAGCAGCTCAGCTTTCCCAAGGTCACTGTGTTTACACAATTTGCTCTTACCAGTAGTTGGCAACAATGTTTGACTTCTATTTTCAACTCTCTTTTCCTCCACTGGATTGACTCCTTCCACTCTCCCCCAGGGATTAGATGTCAGTGCTAATGTACTGAAGTGGAAGAAGGAGATTATCAGGTATCTTTTCCTACCTCTCGATTGACTGACTGTCACATTTTCATTAAGTTTGATCAGATGCAGCAGACAATTCCAATACAAGTAAAACTGCCGCCCTGCCCTGTCTCCATGGCTGGGGTTTTCACGGCTTCAGAGGAGGCGAAAtgccagggctggaaggagcttCCCGGGCTGTTTACAGGCATTTCAGCAGGTTTAAGCAATGCAAACACACCCATCTGCTGCTGTTGTCTGACCCTGAGCCCTGAGGAGCTACACCCCGAGTATGAACAAGCGGGAACCCGCTGCATTCACAGAACCTTTCACTGCTAACACTGTTTGTCCAGGTATGAAATCGCTTCACGTGGACAAGCAGCTGCTCATCGTGGCCAATGCCCACATGCACTGGGACCCCGAATACTCGGATGTGAAACTCATCCAGACCATGATGTTCGTCTCAGAGCTGAAAAACATCCTGGAGAAAGCCTCGAGCAGGCCCAGTAGCCCGACAGCAGATCCCAACTCTATCCCTCTGGTGCTGTGTGCAGATCTCAACTCACTGCCTGATTCAGGTAAGGCTGGTTTTTTGGCCTGACTTTTAACTTACCTTCTTAGAACGCTCGGGTCcactttttcctctgaaggccatggggttgttgtgcactgcccagggaaggcaCGGATGAAAGCTTTCCTAGGAACTGCTGCCTTTGGAAATCTGACTGAAGAGACTGCGAGTACTCTGGCTGAGTCGCCTGGTTTTTGTGCTCAGCTGGAcactccaggagagctggctgCACCTACAAAAGCATAGAAAAGCACAGTTAGATCTTAAAATAAGTCATTAAATAAACACCCATGCCTGAAGCAGCAGTAAGAAGTAGGAAAGGAGTTGCTGATGAAGACTTCCTAAAGGAGAGAGGTTTGCTTTGCTAACTCTGATCTCGTGGTGTCTCGGTGGCCTTCTGGTTTTTAAGATCCCTGGGCCAAAGCAGCTCCCTAAACCCTTCCCGTTGCCCACAGGTGTAGTGGAATACCTGAGCAATGGCATAGTAGCTGACAACCACAAGGACTTCAAGGAGCTGCGCTACAACGAGTGTCTCATGAACTTCAGCGGCAACGGCAAGAACGGAGCCTCGGAGGGCAGGATCACGCACGGCTTCCAGCTCAAGAGCGCCTACGAGAACAACCTGATGCCTTACACCAATTACACCTTTGACTTCAAAGTAAGCCCAGGGAGACAGCGGGCTCCGCTGTGGCAGTTCCCTGACCTCGGCTGCCCCCGCGGGTTCCTGAGGAGGGATGCAGGGCGTGCCCTACCCCGAGCCCACGGGCGGGCCCTGCCCTCACTGcgctctctccctctctccgCAGGGTGTGATTGACTACATTTTCTACTCCAACACTCACATGAACGTGCTCGGAGTGCTGGGCCCTTTGGACCCTCAGTGGCTGGTGGACAACAACATCACGGGGTGCCCGCACCCGCACATCCCCTCGGACCACTTCTCGCTGCTGacgcagctggagctgcagccgccgctgctgccgctggtGAACGGCGTGCACCTGCCCTCGCGCAGGTAGTGCAGCCCCACGGGCTCCCGCCTGCCCCACGGACCTGTACACTTGTAAATCCCACTAGATAGGAGTGAAGTATGGCCAACCTTCAGCTGCTTCTTCGAGCTCCTTTCCTTGTGTGTTTGATAAGAGATTTTGCACATTTTGGTGCATATTGGTATCATTTGGCACTAGGGCTGGAACCAAAGTATTATTCCCCTTTCcaggtttttaatttaatctttgtgttttgttgggtttttttttttttttaattttactttaaactggctttttcttttcagtaggAAGCTGCACTTCTAAATGGacaaaagagatttaaaaactTGCATTTAACATATTTCAAGGTAATGCTTTTTTCCAGAACGTGGCAAATTGAGCCAACCTtttaggagaaagaaaaacaaaactagagATGCTTGTTTTGTAGGAAAAATGTTAGAAATACTGTTTGTTTGAATCCAAAATGGAGACTCAACTCTGCATCCGACATATATTTTGCACATTAGCAAAGCACTTAATACCTGACTATAAACAATTGGCAGCATGGCCCTGCCCCTCATCTCAATACTATCAGAAAACCAAAGATAGCCAAGCATCTGTGATCAAATTCGAGCTCTAAATCCTCCTGATTCCAGTTTGTTTGGGAGCTGTTCTCAGTCAGGGCTGAAGTAAAAAGCTGTTGGTTCCTTCCCAAATGTTAATGCTCTTTGGATGTGTTGGaaatccttgttttctttccttttaatgcTCTGGGTGGCCAGTTCAAAACCTTGTGCCTCAGGAGGCATTGAACATGATGcaattttctgggaaaaaaaaaaaaaaaaacaaacaaaaaaaacccaagttgTTTGGCTgcttaatgtttaaaaaaaaaaaaaaggcacagtgATAGGAAAAGGTCGTGTCtgtgtttttaagtttttctttattctgcttttttgcTGCTATAAGATTTTCTTGAATTTCTATTTGAAACTTTTCATGCACTTTACTGTTTCTAGTCTCcaaatgtgatatttttaataaatgagaAACGTTTTCCATGATGTGAATGAAATTTTTAAGCAGATTGATAAGCCTATATTTATGTCTCATTCGTATACTTCAAAAAAAAGTCCAATTTGAATTgtgaaattagttttaaatacaaaagaGCCATCTTGTGTCTTGCAAAACTGCCAAGTCAGGCTGTTCCTCtttaattaaacatttcctATGTCATTTTATACACAGGAAATTTTCCatagtggggggaaaaaaaaaattaattggacTTAGAGGAGAAACTATTCCCTGACTCTGACTAGGGGCCAGGGAGGGGGTGGAGTAGGCCAGAATGCAAAAATGGGTTCAGCAAAGTGACAACTCCCTTGAAAAAGTGCCTAAAAAATGGGGGTGTCACCTGTGGTCTGGGATCAATTGGAAGCAATGGGAGCTGGGGGAAATTCCTGCACAGCACTTGCTTtgtgcaaaaacaaaacaaaataaaaaagccctTTCCAGAGATGGATTTTCCTCTGGGTGCAGGTATCTCTGTTGGAATATACCTCAGCGTTCCCCTACCTGGCCATGGCACATGGATTGGAGAGCACTGGAAAGTAGAATAGCATGAAAAACTTAATTTTGTGGACATTACctttctgtatttcagctgCTGTATGTTTCTGGGGAGTGGGAGGATGCTCCGCTCCGGAGGCGTGCTCTAACCTGCTCCCCCTGTTCCTCCAGGCACGGTGATCCCAGCGTGAGCAGTGTTTCCTAACCATACTTCACTCCCAATATTTTCTGAGCTGTTTGTATAAAATGGAATTTCCGATTCGCCCGTGATTGTCTATGAACTGCGGAGGAGCCCATTTagtaataaaaatcaaaacccagCACCAATGTTTTGTAATGTGGGGGTGGGAGAGGACGGGGACAGGAAAACCCCAACCCTGGCAAATGTTGtaagctgctccagctggatttTCCTTGGGTTTCTAGCGATGGAAGTGTTCCGTTGCAGGAAGGTGTTCCACTGGATTTTCTCTGCTGCACTTCCCAAAGCTCGTCACGCTGCGTGCTTTCTAACacaaaaatgggttttttttaacagacgttgcacaaaaaaaaaccagtcttGTTTATGTTTCAGTCAATGCACATGTTTACCTGCCTCTCCTGTGCGGCTCCCTCCTGTTTTCCTCCTggttttcccttcccagcaggagcagtgaggggatggtgctttttttcccagcctcGGTTCCCAGCATGTTGCTGGCAATACCTGGAAAAAAGGCCCCAggcccttccctgctgctcactGCCTCCGTTCGCTTCCCAAAACACGGTGCCTGGTGTCCACTCCCAAGCGACAGCACTGCCTAAAgccagcagagaaaacaaaatccaacatCCTTCTACaagcaactttttaaaaaaaaactcgATCTGGTGAATCTGTCCGATACGGGgttttgtgtgtatatatatatacatacatacatatatatatatatataaaaaagagaattttgtaCAATGTAGCTGAatatttctgcttccttctttcACTGTAAGGAGACTGAACCTTACCCAAATCAGGTCACGCACACTCTCTCCCCCTCACCCTTTGGTGTTCCAAGGTGACACAGATCCCAAGAGAACCTGGTGGGAACCACTCACGTCTTAAATCCTCTCTGCCAAGCATCAGCCAAGAACTCGCTtgaattagaaataattttaggTGGAGCTTATAAACCTCTAGATCCAGGTATGGCACAACCCCACCCCGTGGGAATGGTGAAGGTGAGGGCGATCCCGGTGCTGGGGTTCATCCATCCTCTTTGGAGGCTCCCACGCCACCTCGTAGCGGTTGCTTTGAGAGCTCAGGTGGTTTTTAAGTCAGATTTCTTTCACGTGTGTTGCCTTTGCAGCCGGGAGGTCCCGTCCCTGAAAAGATGGAAGTGCACGTggagcaggggcagctgcagtgTCACTCCCGGGCATGCTTACACTACAGTTTTTGGGGGATTTACGCCCTGCTTCATGGGAATAGCAGCTTTGCTTTACATTTGAGAGCGTGTGGGGCTCTGGCATGAGGAAACACTGCTTGCCCTGGACCTTCGGGcagctggggaaagggaggTCATCAACCCCCTGAACTACATCTCCCttccctttaaaaattactttaaaagaatTTGCTCACTGTGGAGATGGGATATTGCTCACACATAATGGCTAGGGCTAAATATCCACCTGTGTACTTCCACATCCTTCTGGAATCAACAAACAGCCCTTTTGCAACCATTCTTATCCTTCCTGTGGTTCCTGTGGAGCACAGGGCGGAAGGAGGGGGATACAGAGCCTGGGTGGGTGTTTCCCAGCTTGCCACTGCCCAGGGCCACAGTTTTGGCATCCAGTGGGGGTGGGTGGGCATCACAAATAGATTTGATTCCTGCAGACCTTAAACACCTCCTCCCGGATTGTAAACAGGGACAGTCCTGCACAGGGTCACGagtcacacctgtgtcacctcagtCCGTGTGGCCGAGGCACACTGATcgctctgccaggctgggaaatggCACTCCACAGAAAACCTCAGCCAGGCACTGGGAAATTTCCCACTCCTGTGATTCCACAGCCCAGAGCAGTAGCAGACCCTATCCAACTCCTGCAATTACTcactcctgccaggagctgtcaggaaaaggcaccaaaatcctggagcagagaggaaaggcGGCGCATTCAGAAGCGTCCTTGGCAAAGCAGCCAAAGGCTTCACCGTGCCACAGTCCCGC contains:
- the CNOT6L gene encoding CCR4-NOT transcription complex subunit 6-like; translated protein: MPKEKYDPPDPRRIYTIMSAEEVANGKKSHWAELEISGRVRSLSTSLWSLTHLTALHLNDNNLTRIPPDIAKLHNLVYLDLSSNKLRSLPAELGNMVSLRELLLNNNLLRVLPYELGRLFQLQTLGLKGNPLSQDILSLYQDPDGTRKLLNYMLDNLAVHPEQLPPRPWITLKERDQILPSASFTVMCYNVLCDKYATRQLYGYCPSWALNWEYRKKGIMEEIVNCDADIISLQEVETEQYFTLFLPALKERGYDGFFSPKSRAKIMSEQEKKHVDGCAIFFKTEKFTLVQKHTVEFNQVAMANSEGSEAMLNRVMTKDNIGVAVVLEVHKELFGASMKSLHVDKQLLIVANAHMHWDPEYSDVKLIQTMMFVSELKNILEKASSRPSSPTADPNSIPLVLCADLNSLPDSGVVEYLSNGIVADNHKDFKELRYNECLMNFSGNGKNGASEGRITHGFQLKSAYENNLMPYTNYTFDFKGVIDYIFYSNTHMNVLGVLGPLDPQWLVDNNITGCPHPHIPSDHFSLLTQLELQPPLLPLVNGVHLPSRR